One genomic region from Pyrinomonadaceae bacterium encodes:
- a CDS encoding transcriptional repressor, whose protein sequence is MPMTEEQEVFVKHIQKKGLKRTAQRDLILDVFLRTEGHMSGEDLYRLVQAQDPSVGQTTVYRTLRLLMEAGLAREVRFGDGRAHYEHHYKHEHHDHMICSECHKVIEFYSPELEAIQDAMAAKHRFELTEHLLRMIGVCYDCRKARIPSVKKTPTSRAAAR, encoded by the coding sequence ATGCCGATGACTGAAGAGCAGGAAGTTTTCGTAAAACACATTCAGAAGAAGGGGTTGAAGCGCACCGCGCAGCGCGACCTGATTCTGGATGTGTTCCTGCGCACCGAAGGTCACATGTCCGGCGAAGACCTTTACCGGTTGGTGCAAGCACAGGATCCGAGCGTGGGGCAGACGACAGTCTATCGAACGCTGCGATTGCTGATGGAAGCCGGGCTGGCGCGCGAGGTGCGCTTCGGCGACGGCCGCGCGCATTACGAGCACCATTACAAACATGAGCATCACGACCACATGATTTGCTCTGAGTGCCACAAGGTCATCGAGTTTTATTCCCCGGAACTGGAAGCAATTCAGGATGCGATGGCCGCCAAGCATCGATTTGAGCTCACCGAGCATCTCTTGCGGATGATTGGTGTTTGTTATGACTGTCGAAAGGCCCGTATACCGAGCGTGAAGAAGACCCCGACTTCGCGCGCTGCCGCCCGCTAA
- a CDS encoding glycosyltransferase, with protein sequence MRICIVRNGPVTYSETFIRKHVTDLPAETVLLDDWPPWAKSASLWEKSLPGRAYHRAQRVLFPDRYERCITSAYVEFFRRQQIEVVLAEYGPTGVAVLGACRKLNLPLVVHFHGYDMSERWVLERYAQGYSVMFRQAAALIAVSREMQRTLIDMGAPPERVHYNPCGVDCEFFHGARPSESPPHVLTVGRFVEKKGPQLTLVAFADVVKAYPEARLRMIGDGPLFAECLTLVGRLAIERAVTFLGTQPHHVVADEMRRARLFAQHSIEAASGAMEGTPVALLEAGASGLPVVATYHGGIPDAVIPNQTGLLVKERDVAGMADQMLRLLRDPLLAAELGEAARRRVEMNFSSARSINALWTIIKDCSVSKPN encoded by the coding sequence ATGCGTATATGCATCGTCAGAAACGGCCCGGTGACCTATTCGGAGACTTTCATCCGAAAGCATGTCACAGACCTCCCGGCTGAAACGGTGCTGTTAGATGATTGGCCCCCGTGGGCGAAATCGGCGTCGCTATGGGAGAAGAGCTTGCCGGGCCGTGCCTATCATCGTGCGCAACGCGTGCTTTTCCCCGATCGATATGAGCGGTGTATTACCTCGGCTTACGTTGAATTCTTCCGGCGACAGCAAATTGAGGTCGTGCTTGCGGAATATGGGCCCACCGGAGTCGCCGTCCTGGGGGCGTGCCGGAAATTAAACCTGCCACTCGTCGTTCACTTTCACGGATACGATATGAGTGAGCGGTGGGTGTTAGAGCGCTATGCTCAGGGCTATTCGGTGATGTTCAGGCAGGCGGCAGCGTTGATCGCGGTGTCCCGCGAAATGCAAAGAACGTTGATTGACATGGGCGCGCCGCCCGAGCGAGTGCATTACAATCCGTGCGGAGTTGATTGCGAATTTTTCCATGGAGCCAGGCCGTCCGAGTCTCCTCCGCACGTGCTAACCGTCGGACGCTTCGTCGAAAAGAAAGGGCCACAATTAACACTCGTAGCCTTTGCCGATGTGGTGAAGGCATACCCGGAAGCGCGTCTGCGCATGATTGGCGATGGGCCACTGTTCGCGGAGTGCCTGACACTCGTGGGAAGGCTTGCGATTGAACGCGCCGTAACTTTTCTGGGCACCCAACCTCACCATGTCGTGGCCGATGAGATGAGGCGCGCGCGTCTCTTTGCCCAGCACTCCATCGAAGCCGCTTCGGGTGCCATGGAAGGCACACCCGTCGCTCTTCTCGAAGCCGGCGCTAGCGGTCTCCCAGTCGTGGCCACGTATCATGGTGGTATTCCCGATGCGGTCATACCCAATCAAACAGGCCTGCTCGTCAAGGAGCGAGACGTTGCCGGAATGGCCGACCAAATGCTTCGCTTGTTACGCGATCCTTTGCTTGCCGCAGAGTTGGGCGAAGCTGCCAGACGGCGGGTTGAGATGAATTTCTCGTCAGCTCGTAGCATCAACGCGCTTTGGACAATCATCAAAGATTGCAGCGTTAGCAAACCGAATTGA
- a CDS encoding glycosyltransferase family 2 protein, whose translation MERPSVSVVIATHNRRAFLAEAVASVRAQTFERWELLVVDDASEDDTWEWLTREREHDERLRIFRLAENSQRAVAANHALAEARGEFIMFLDDDDLLRPEALAQLAEALRQDESAVAAAGARFKFKESGQGVRINHPSKPVKKIIWPELLHGSVWSAVSGQTLYHTEKVRQVGGYPPGVIVVDDRTLWLRIARLGPVLILPSIVLDYRTHDGQWRPHNIQEMRKSVFEDFMAGLRPHELRRARRYRRSGEWSRAADEEFERGNYRAALAGYLRACRAAPTLLLSPLIGRRTINAIKSSLRGLLSHNRPGRGQRPA comes from the coding sequence ATGGAGCGGCCTTCGGTCTCAGTTGTGATCGCCACACACAACCGGCGCGCGTTTTTAGCGGAGGCCGTCGCAAGCGTCCGTGCGCAGACGTTCGAGAGATGGGAACTTTTAGTCGTTGACGACGCCTCGGAGGACGACACCTGGGAGTGGCTCACGCGCGAGCGCGAGCACGACGAGCGGCTGCGCATCTTCAGACTCGCGGAGAACTCCCAGCGCGCGGTGGCCGCCAATCACGCGCTCGCCGAGGCGCGCGGAGAGTTCATCATGTTCCTCGACGACGACGACCTCCTCCGTCCTGAAGCCCTCGCGCAACTCGCCGAAGCCTTGCGTCAAGATGAAAGCGCCGTGGCGGCTGCGGGCGCGAGGTTCAAGTTCAAGGAAAGCGGCCAGGGCGTCCGCATCAACCATCCGTCAAAGCCCGTGAAGAAAATCATCTGGCCAGAGCTGTTGCACGGGAGTGTCTGGTCGGCCGTCTCTGGCCAGACGCTCTACCACACAGAGAAAGTCAGACAGGTGGGCGGCTACCCGCCGGGAGTGATCGTCGTTGACGACCGTACGTTGTGGTTACGCATCGCACGGCTCGGCCCCGTACTCATCCTGCCGTCAATCGTGCTCGACTACCGCACGCACGATGGTCAGTGGCGACCGCACAACATACAGGAGATGAGGAAAAGCGTGTTCGAAGATTTCATGGCCGGACTGCGGCCACATGAGTTACGACGCGCACGCCGCTACCGCCGGAGCGGCGAATGGTCGCGCGCGGCTGACGAAGAGTTCGAGCGGGGAAACTACCGAGCGGCTTTGGCCGGCTATCTCAGGGCGTGTCGAGCGGCGCCGACGCTGCTCCTCTCTCCGCTAATCGGAAGACGGACGATTAATGCTATTAAGAGTTCGCTCCGGGGTCTCCTGTCCCACAACCGCCCGGGCAGAGGTCAGCGGCCCGCATGA
- a CDS encoding M28 family metallopeptidase, which yields MRFFTVAFALILPLSLLGCPSTNNKPTNIGTVNSPEPKSGSDFDGNRAFEHVRKQVEFGPRPAGSAELEKTRGYIVDQLKSYGLNVMADEFQATTPQGQKKMVNVTAELAGESADVIIISSHYDTKYFKDIKFVGANDGGSSTGAVIEIARVLAAKPKPKFTYWFVFFDGEEPFCEDWDTCQNPNPADPGNELPDNTYGSRHYVTQLIAKNELKRLRSMILLDIVGYKDLKFGRPALSSKWLVDLIWQTAKQAGYGSQFTDAYEGVSDDDHAPFLRAGVDAVDIIQLGTYPYWHTKEDTLDKVSAKSLKAVGDAMILSLPKIEERIRTHAK from the coding sequence GTGCGATTTTTCACCGTTGCGTTCGCGCTGATTCTGCCGCTGTCGCTGCTCGGTTGTCCCAGTACCAATAACAAGCCGACAAACATTGGAACTGTGAATTCGCCTGAGCCAAAGTCGGGTTCCGACTTTGACGGCAATCGTGCTTTTGAACACGTGCGCAAACAGGTTGAGTTCGGCCCGCGGCCTGCGGGCTCGGCCGAATTAGAGAAAACGCGCGGTTACATCGTCGATCAGCTGAAGTCGTACGGGCTCAACGTCATGGCCGACGAGTTTCAAGCGACGACGCCGCAAGGCCAGAAGAAGATGGTGAATGTCACGGCTGAACTCGCCGGTGAATCAGCTGACGTCATCATTATCTCAAGTCACTACGACACCAAGTACTTCAAAGACATCAAGTTTGTCGGCGCGAATGACGGCGGATCTTCAACCGGAGCAGTGATTGAAATCGCGCGCGTGCTGGCCGCGAAACCAAAACCGAAATTCACTTACTGGTTCGTTTTCTTCGATGGGGAAGAACCGTTTTGCGAGGACTGGGATACTTGTCAGAACCCGAATCCTGCAGATCCCGGCAATGAACTTCCGGATAACACGTACGGCAGCCGCCATTACGTCACTCAGCTGATAGCGAAAAATGAGCTGAAGCGCCTGCGCTCGATGATCTTGCTCGACATCGTGGGCTATAAAGATCTGAAGTTCGGGCGTCCGGCTTTAAGTTCGAAATGGCTTGTCGATCTAATTTGGCAGACCGCAAAGCAAGCCGGCTACGGCTCACAGTTCACTGACGCTTACGAAGGCGTCAGTGACGACGACCATGCACCGTTCCTGCGCGCGGGCGTCGATGCGGTCGATATCATTCAGCTGGGAACCTATCCTTACTGGCACACCAAGGAAGACACCCTCGATAAAGTTTCGGCGAAGAGTTTGAAAGCGGTCGGCGACGCGATGATTCTGAGTTTGCCGAAGATCGAAGAACGAATTCGAACCCACGCAAAGTAG
- a CDS encoding glycosyltransferase translates to MRTGKRTFKRIKIGIVANEFFAEGVGGIGGFGWAARQVANFFHQHPEHGIDAVFLNRTLPLNEGAVESWVHDTRLISRGVTWRSDLRRLRAERFDLLLMIDYRPSYRFFAGALPRTPIIVWVRDPRPPADVRKINTLRIPGAGPARPQGIDEINCTSLGVIVRASRLLARPVLFATLATDLADKVHDTYRTTPSQIFHLPNPIDINPAGETKSERLRVIFLGRLDPIKRPWLFAELARQFPEVEFLFLGNNHFEGEGAWQPTHLPANVQMLGHVDGAEKLRLLASAWALVNTSIHEGVAVSMLESLACATPVISCQNPAELVSRFGIYTGRFDGTGLEGMPKFVEGLRRLLGDRELRLRLGREGRRWVGETHNSSQFIAAFDELCARAEVRRPVGSAEGRAEG, encoded by the coding sequence ATGAGAACTGGTAAACGTACTTTCAAGCGGATCAAGATCGGAATTGTCGCTAACGAATTCTTCGCTGAAGGGGTGGGAGGGATCGGGGGGTTCGGTTGGGCGGCGCGGCAGGTCGCGAACTTCTTCCACCAACACCCTGAACATGGCATCGACGCGGTCTTTCTAAACCGGACGCTGCCACTAAACGAAGGTGCGGTTGAGAGTTGGGTCCATGACACTCGCTTGATTTCGCGAGGCGTGACTTGGCGGTCGGACTTGCGACGACTGCGAGCTGAGCGTTTTGATTTGTTGTTGATGATTGACTACCGCCCGAGCTACCGCTTCTTTGCAGGCGCATTGCCGCGGACGCCAATCATCGTCTGGGTGCGCGACCCGCGACCGCCGGCCGACGTGCGGAAGATCAACACGCTCCGCATCCCCGGCGCCGGCCCCGCGCGGCCGCAGGGGATAGACGAAATTAACTGCACCTCGCTCGGCGTAATCGTGCGCGCGTCGCGCCTACTCGCGCGACCTGTTCTGTTCGCGACGCTGGCGACGGACTTGGCGGATAAAGTACACGATACTTACCGCACTACTCCGTCGCAGATCTTTCACCTCCCGAACCCGATAGACATTAACCCAGCCGGCGAGACAAAGAGCGAGCGGCTTCGTGTCATCTTCCTCGGCCGCCTCGATCCGATCAAACGCCCGTGGCTGTTTGCAGAGCTGGCCCGGCAGTTCCCTGAAGTCGAGTTTCTTTTCCTGGGTAACAACCACTTCGAGGGCGAGGGCGCGTGGCAACCCACACACTTGCCCGCCAACGTGCAAATGCTTGGGCACGTGGACGGCGCGGAGAAGCTGCGGTTGCTCGCGTCGGCATGGGCGCTCGTCAACACCTCCATTCATGAGGGGGTGGCGGTTAGCATGCTTGAATCCCTTGCCTGCGCGACGCCCGTTATCAGTTGTCAGAACCCAGCGGAGTTGGTCTCGCGCTTCGGCATCTACACCGGGCGCTTCGACGGCACCGGGCTTGAAGGAATGCCGAAATTCGTCGAGGGTTTAAGGCGTCTGCTCGGAGACCGCGAGCTGCGATTGCGGCTCGGACGCGAAGGTCGCCGGTGGGTTGGCGAGACGCACAACAGCTCGCAGTTCATCGCAGCTTTCGACGAGCTGTGCGCGCGCGCCGAAGTCCGCAGGCCCGTTGGCTCTGCGGAGGGGAGAGCGGAAGGGTGA
- a CDS encoding glycosyltransferase family 2 protein: protein MESPHDNALAGSLVSVILPVHNRADWVTRAIKSVLSQSYPHFELLVINDGSTDGTRHVLKGFTPRITILDQPHSGAEAARNLGLEHARGEFVAFIDSDDVWYADRLSRQLPLFSRDEVGLVFGNATLVDYRQGTPRRLRRTFFDGVRPSRGRVLEAFAAGCFVPCSSVVARRQCFEVAGGFTPGHVAADYLKWLEISASYELDYVPEPVFEYAIHAGGLSHSLPETLADRLAAFRELQERNLNPEMDLVIRRILFNLSVSLRIAHLRQGSKSRPVRPPFIPPASPSERLNWALKFAANQISTRGRWWIMKSANALSDSL, encoded by the coding sequence ATGGAATCACCACACGACAACGCGCTAGCCGGCTCACTCGTTTCCGTCATCTTGCCCGTTCACAATCGCGCGGACTGGGTGACTCGAGCAATTAAGAGCGTTCTCTCGCAAAGCTACCCGCATTTCGAGCTGTTGGTTATCAACGACGGCTCAACAGATGGCACACGGCATGTACTGAAGGGCTTCACCCCACGCATCACAATTCTCGATCAACCACACAGTGGGGCAGAAGCCGCACGTAATCTTGGTTTGGAACACGCGCGTGGAGAATTCGTCGCTTTCATCGACTCGGATGACGTGTGGTACGCCGACCGTCTCAGCCGCCAATTGCCGCTGTTCAGCAGAGATGAAGTCGGGCTGGTTTTCGGCAATGCCACACTGGTTGATTATCGACAGGGGACTCCCCGCCGTTTGCGGCGCACGTTCTTTGATGGTGTTCGTCCCAGCCGGGGGCGCGTGCTGGAGGCCTTTGCCGCCGGATGCTTCGTGCCTTGCTCGTCGGTAGTGGCCCGGCGCCAATGTTTCGAGGTTGCCGGCGGGTTCACGCCGGGACACGTCGCTGCAGACTACTTAAAATGGCTGGAGATTTCAGCGAGCTACGAGCTGGATTATGTTCCCGAGCCTGTTTTTGAATACGCCATCCATGCCGGCGGACTGTCCCACAGTTTGCCAGAGACTTTAGCGGATAGATTGGCAGCGTTTAGGGAACTGCAAGAGCGAAACCTTAATCCGGAGATGGACCTTGTAATCCGCCGAATTTTGTTCAACCTCAGCGTTAGCCTCCGCATCGCACACCTGCGCCAAGGTTCAAAGTCTCGCCCAGTGAGACCACCTTTTATCCCACCCGCGTCGCCCAGTGAGAGATTGAACTGGGCGTTGAAGTTCGCGGCCAACCAGATCAGCACGCGCGGACGATGGTGGATAATGAAGTCTGCGAACGCTCTCTCTGATTCACTATAG